One window from the genome of Procambarus clarkii isolate CNS0578487 chromosome 90, FALCON_Pclarkii_2.0, whole genome shotgun sequence encodes:
- the LOC123746442 gene encoding cuticle protein 7 — MFVVVVVHGEGPPVYRRPSYPSPRYQDDYDDAPSRYIFNYKVADDYSGANFGQNEARDGHKTEGSYTVDLPDGRRQTVTYLDVGDGLEAVVNYEGEAQYPEYKPEYKAFPTYKPLPKYKPVPAYKPTPEYKPASPYKSEPLYKPATIYQPYKPPLVTEPSFAYKPSLSYEPSIYEPSIYKPYIYEQSPTYEESSIYEPSPTYEPALTYEQAPTYEAASTRKLAPAYKRISKNKQ, encoded by the exons ATGTTCGTGgtcgtggtggttcatggtgaagGACCTCCTGTATACCGCCGTCCTTCCTATCCAAGTCCTCGCTATCAGGACGACTATGATGAC GCTCCCTCGAGATACATCTTCAACTACAAGGTCGCCGACGACTACTCCGGCGCCAACTTTGGTCAGAATGAGGCCCGCGATGGCCACAAGACTGAGGGCAGTTACACGGTGGACCTTCCGGACGGTCGTAGGCAGACTGTCACCTACTTGGATGTCGGTGATGGTCTGGAAGCTGTGGTGAATTATGAGGGTGAGGCCCAGTACCCcgagtacaagccagagtacaaggcTTTTCCCACATATAAGCCCCTTCCTAAGTATAAGCCAGTGCCTGCATATAAGCCGACGCCCGAATATAAGCCGGCATCCCCGTATAAATCTGAACCCTTATATAAGCCAGCAACGATATACCAGCCCTACAAACCACCTCTTGTTACGGAGCCATCTTTCGCCTACAAACCATCTCTCAGTTATGAACCATCTATTTACGAACCATCTATTTACAAACCATATATATATGAGCAATCTCCAACTTACGAAGAATCTTCCATTTACGAACCGTCTCCCACTTACGAACCAGCTCTCACCTACGAACAGGCTCCGACCTATGAAGCAGCTTCCACCCGAAAGCTAGCTCCTGCCTACAAACGCATCTCTAAGAACAAACAGTAA